Proteins from one Sulfurovum sp. TSL1 genomic window:
- a CDS encoding mechanosensitive ion channel family protein, producing MEVTNTEVNKYVDMAIQYGTEYGIKVIGAIAIFVIGKWVAHKISSFIKKLMERGEIDTTLSAFIASIIDILLMVVVVLAAINNLGVDTTSFIAILGAAGLAIGLALQGTFGNIGAGVILILFRPFEVGNFVTVAGESGTVEAITLFNTTLLTPDNKVILIPNSAVASGNITNFSKKEERRVDFVFGIGYDDDLKLAKATLQEIIDADTRILKDPASFIGVGELGDSSVNFTVRVWVKAADYWDVHFDTIEKVKLTFDEKGISIPYPQMDVHLDPAKA from the coding sequence ATGGAAGTAACAAACACAGAGGTCAATAAATATGTAGATATGGCCATACAGTACGGTACTGAATATGGGATAAAGGTGATCGGTGCTATCGCTATTTTTGTCATTGGTAAATGGGTGGCACATAAAATTTCTTCCTTCATTAAAAAACTCATGGAACGCGGAGAGATCGATACAACACTCAGTGCATTTATAGCCAGTATAATCGATATACTTCTAATGGTCGTAGTGGTCTTAGCCGCGATCAACAATTTAGGAGTCGATACAACCTCGTTCATAGCGATATTGGGTGCTGCCGGTTTGGCTATAGGTTTGGCACTCCAGGGTACATTTGGAAACATCGGTGCGGGTGTGATCTTGATACTTTTCCGTCCTTTTGAAGTAGGGAACTTCGTTACTGTAGCAGGGGAAAGCGGTACAGTGGAAGCGATCACACTTTTCAACACAACCCTTTTGACACCGGACAATAAGGTCATTTTAATTCCAAACAGTGCGGTTGCTTCGGGTAATATCACGAATTTCTCTAAAAAAGAAGAACGCCGTGTCGATTTTGTATTTGGTATAGGGTATGATGATGATCTGAAACTGGCAAAGGCAACCCTTCAAGAGATCATTGATGCGGATACACGTATATTGAAAGATCCTGCAAGTTTTATAGGTGTCGGTGAACTTGGAGACAGTTCTGTGAATTTTACGGTACGTGTATGGGTCAAAGCTGCAGATTACTGGGATGTACATTTTGATACCATTGAAAAAGTAAAACTTACATTTGATGAAAAAGGTATCTCCATTCCTTACCCGCAAATGGATGTGCATTTAGATCCGGCAAAAGCTTAA
- a CDS encoding ABC transporter ATP-binding protein: MSEFLNLKNIEKKFPVSGKEAYIALTNVNLEIKKNEIISIIGHKGCGKSTLLNIILGLEKQTKGDITLNGNKVTEPGPDRAVVFQHGSLLPWLSVYENIEMAIRKIMPELDARALRERVEKFVSIVNLDAAKDKLPCDISGGMKQRADIARALSIKPDVLLLDEPFAAIDSLTRSTLQELLMDIQQSVNTTMIIMTHDIDEAVLLSDRVVMMTNGPEATIGEILEVNLERPRNRVELQHDPEYIRCREAIVAFFYKKFAKEDE; the protein is encoded by the coding sequence ATGAGTGAATTTCTAAATTTGAAAAATATTGAAAAAAAGTTCCCTGTTTCTGGAAAAGAAGCGTATATTGCACTGACCAATGTAAATCTGGAAATTAAAAAAAATGAGATCATTTCTATCATCGGACACAAAGGATGTGGCAAATCAACGCTACTGAATATCATCTTGGGTCTCGAAAAACAGACCAAAGGGGATATTACCCTGAATGGAAATAAAGTGACTGAACCTGGACCGGACAGAGCAGTCGTATTTCAGCATGGCTCTTTGCTTCCATGGCTGAGCGTATATGAGAACATAGAGATGGCCATTAGAAAAATCATGCCTGAACTTGATGCACGCGCCTTACGTGAACGTGTAGAAAAATTTGTCTCCATCGTAAATCTGGATGCAGCAAAAGACAAACTTCCGTGTGACATCTCCGGAGGTATGAAACAGCGTGCCGATATCGCAAGGGCCCTTTCTATCAAACCGGATGTCTTACTGCTGGATGAACCTTTTGCCGCGATAGACTCTTTAACAAGAAGTACGCTGCAGGAACTTTTAATGGATATACAGCAGAGTGTGAACACTACCATGATCATTATGACACATGACATAGATGAAGCCGTACTGCTCAGTGATCGAGTGGTCATGATGACCAACGGACCTGAAGCAACCATTGGTGAGATACTCGAAGTAAATCTGGAACGTCCGAGAAACAGAGTGGAGCTTCAACATGATCCTGAGTATATCAGATGCAGAGAAGCCATTGTGGCTTTTTTTTATAAAAAATTTGCCAAAGAAGACGAATAA
- the ntrB gene encoding nitrate ABC transporter permease — MKYVLLKKIIFPLFIVIALLTIWSVIASVVDGFPTSADTYVAAFGGEDAEGDEVDGVFSDPFFIDAEDDKGIFWHLLESLKSVFGGFALSLIIGIPLGIHIGMSKNLQYAFDPFIQILKSISPLAWLPLLLFIFKDIKMTMISTIFLTSIWPVMINTVAGVRSVSEDYINVARILRFTALEKVVQIILPVAVPHIFTGMRLSVGLSWLVIIGAEMLAGGMGIGAWIWNAYDDLAYAHVIIGIILVGLIGFMLDLMMRKVADFFDYTKKGRAS; from the coding sequence ATGAAATATGTACTTTTAAAAAAGATCATATTCCCGCTGTTCATAGTGATCGCCCTATTGACTATATGGAGCGTCATCGCAAGTGTGGTGGACGGGTTCCCGACTTCTGCCGATACCTATGTAGCAGCTTTTGGAGGAGAAGATGCAGAAGGAGATGAAGTCGATGGTGTTTTCTCTGATCCTTTTTTTATAGATGCTGAAGATGATAAAGGGATCTTTTGGCATCTATTGGAATCACTGAAAAGCGTTTTTGGCGGATTTGCACTTTCACTGATCATAGGAATTCCTTTGGGGATACATATAGGCATGAGCAAAAATCTGCAATATGCCTTTGATCCTTTTATTCAGATATTGAAGTCTATATCGCCATTGGCATGGTTGCCCCTGTTACTTTTTATCTTCAAAGATATAAAAATGACAATGATCTCAACCATCTTTCTTACTTCTATCTGGCCGGTCATGATCAACACGGTTGCAGGTGTACGCAGTGTCAGTGAGGATTATATAAATGTGGCCAGGATCTTAAGATTTACAGCACTTGAAAAAGTAGTACAGATCATTCTCCCCGTTGCTGTACCGCACATCTTTACCGGGATGAGACTCTCAGTGGGACTTTCCTGGTTGGTGATCATCGGTGCTGAGATGCTGGCCGGGGGTATGGGTATAGGAGCGTGGATCTGGAATGCATACGATGACCTTGCTTATGCTCATGTGATTATTGGCATTATCCTGGTCGGATTGATCGGGTTTATGTTGGATCTGATGATGAGAAAGGTAGCCGATTTCTTTGATTACACAAAAAAAGGTAGAGCGTCATGA
- a CDS encoding rhodanese-like domain-containing protein, which translates to MRITRLIIFFISTMILYWIAMAGLFISFAYSKGWILADFEFIDAKQAIVRLTEDSNITLLDVRTVKEYEEKHLKNAINIPVQKLDSSLNRLEKVKSKPILVYCRSGSRSIKASRILDKYGFTPLNVEGGIIELMRNDAEIVR; encoded by the coding sequence ATGCGAATCACACGACTTATCATTTTTTTCATTTCTACGATGATACTTTACTGGATCGCAATGGCAGGCTTATTTATCTCTTTTGCATACTCTAAAGGCTGGATACTCGCAGACTTTGAGTTTATCGATGCCAAACAGGCTATCGTACGTTTAACTGAAGACAGTAACATCACACTGCTAGATGTAAGAACTGTAAAAGAATATGAAGAGAAACACCTCAAAAATGCTATCAACATACCGGTTCAAAAACTTGACAGCAGTCTAAACAGACTGGAAAAAGTGAAATCCAAACCTATACTGGTCTATTGCCGGTCAGGAAGCAGAAGTATCAAAGCATCGCGTATTCTAGACAAATATGGGTTTACCCCTCTGAATGTAGAAGGCGGCATCATCGAGTTAATGCGTAATGATGCAGAGATAGTAAGATGA
- a CDS encoding MFS transporter — MIGIKRLKGEGSPSTLFAAFLYFDFSFMVWTILAPLATEITDSLANYGFLMTSSETATLLSVPILVGSLLRVVLGFFVGKIGAKKTALGAQAIVILTLFYVTSFGEHISYDELLFVGVGLGFAGASFAVALPQAGQWYPPRLQGVVLGIAGIGNLGVVVGFLFAPKIAEIWGWKSVFFVAAVLSLLVFIVYVLMAKDAPKEVYVPRPKNLSDYVRLLKDRDTWWFNLFYAVSFGAFVGFAMYMKVYLMAMYAAEMAVFGVEVLGEGNIHVVAGYFAAFCIMAGALLRPVGGAIADRIGGIKSLYIFFTSVAVLIFINAFIGLSFEFAIFIMLLIMANLGMANGALFQLVPQRFSKDIGIMTGIIGAAGALGGVGILMILGASTLMFGDYTIGFMFIAANALIAIAGLSLVKSRWRTTWGVKSGGII; from the coding sequence ATGATAGGTATTAAACGTTTAAAGGGGGAGGGGAGCCCCTCTACTTTGTTTGCAGCATTTTTGTATTTTGATTTTAGTTTTATGGTATGGACGATACTCGCGCCACTTGCAACAGAGATCACGGACAGTTTGGCCAATTATGGATTTTTGATGACATCCTCCGAGACAGCGACACTCCTTTCAGTGCCCATACTCGTAGGATCATTATTACGTGTCGTACTCGGTTTTTTTGTGGGTAAGATCGGTGCTAAAAAGACCGCTTTGGGAGCACAGGCTATAGTTATATTGACCTTATTTTATGTGACATCATTTGGTGAGCATATCTCTTATGATGAGTTGTTGTTCGTGGGTGTCGGACTCGGTTTTGCAGGGGCATCCTTTGCCGTGGCTTTACCGCAGGCAGGGCAATGGTATCCACCAAGATTACAGGGGGTCGTACTTGGTATCGCGGGTATAGGAAATCTGGGTGTGGTAGTTGGTTTTCTTTTTGCCCCCAAGATCGCTGAGATCTGGGGATGGAAATCGGTATTTTTTGTGGCGGCGGTTTTATCTTTACTCGTTTTTATTGTTTATGTTCTCATGGCCAAAGATGCACCCAAAGAGGTGTATGTCCCAAGACCAAAAAATCTCTCTGACTATGTAAGACTCTTAAAGGACAGGGATACATGGTGGTTCAACCTTTTTTATGCCGTAAGCTTTGGCGCTTTTGTAGGATTTGCTATGTATATGAAAGTCTACCTTATGGCAATGTATGCTGCTGAGATGGCGGTATTTGGAGTTGAAGTATTGGGAGAAGGGAACATTCATGTGGTTGCGGGGTACTTTGCAGCATTCTGTATTATGGCTGGTGCGCTGCTTCGACCTGTAGGCGGAGCTATTGCCGATAGAATAGGAGGGATCAAATCACTTTATATTTTCTTTACAAGTGTTGCAGTGCTTATCTTCATAAATGCTTTTATTGGATTGTCATTTGAATTTGCCATTTTTATTATGTTACTTATTATGGCCAATCTCGGTATGGCGAACGGGGCTCTGTTTCAACTTGTACCGCAAAGATTTTCCAAAGATATAGGTATTATGACAGGTATCATCGGTGCAGCAGGTGCTCTTGGAGGTGTAGGTATTTTAATGATACTCGGGGCATCTACACTGATGTTCGGGGATTATACGATAGGATTCATGTTTATCGCTGCAAATGCCCTGATCGCTATCGCAGGACTTAGTTTGGTAAAGAGCAGATGGAGAACCACATGGGGTGTCAAATCAGGAGGGATCATATGA